The following proteins are co-located in the Solanum pennellii chromosome 1, SPENNV200 genome:
- the LOC107008311 gene encoding IRK-interacting protein-like isoform X1 yields MAGASTNFEENDDDEYNGVISRQEVQAAIAKAVELRAIHASLLQGINNNNNNSPANVIKFPPHSSSSSSPAANLFSAQDYPIFTPSYEDAPLPGSKQLHLDDRDYTDLWDDYGLGGVKNCDEVSLSNDRKANSSLWKGISSNMIKSECHNCPTDDQRSVTGSYTGHITLLRNSPGGDYSNSRRSSLGDLRSLSSYNRSCKPAIVSSETDGASRSGKTSNVIVPLTNSHSLNQLQQKSKGMNLSWLFPKLKKKNKNENSPYRREAEEVSQICKDHIGVVSVETLRKELAVANESREAALMEVAEMKSSLGELKQKMEYLETYCEELKKALRQAIQTKESQVSNMLIDLPRRGKSTDGDGENTIPVSEEVMVEGFLQIVSESRLSVKQFCKTLIAQVEETADSLTDNLNLLLQPYKLSLNSKHSKAVLYHVEAIINQSLFQDFENVVFQKNGAPKQLDPQQDCHDQFSSFVSLRNLSWNEVLRKGTKYYSEDFSKFCDQKMCCIIASLNWRRPWPEQLLQAFFVASKCIWLLHLLAFSFNPPLGILRVEENTSFDKNYMEDIFGDRQKSQGTSKVKIMVVPGFYVRDRVHRCKVICRYKSAA; encoded by the exons ATGGCGGGTGCAAGtacaaattttgaagaaaatgatgaCGATGAATATAATGGAGTAATTAGTAGACAAGAAGTTCAAGCTGCCATTGCTAAAGCTGTAGAACTTAGAGCTATTCATGCTTCTTTATTGCAGGGtatcaataataacaataataatagccCTGCTAATGTTATCAAGTTTCCtcctcattcttcttcttcttcttcccctgCTGCTAATCTCTTTTCTGCTCAAGATTATCCTATTTTTACACCA AGTTATGAAGATGCTCCATTACCTGGATCTAAACAACTACACCTCGATGATCGAGACTATACTGATCTTTGGGATGATTATGGTCTTGGTGGAGTAAAAAATTGTGATGAAGTCAGTCTATCGAATGACAGAAAGGCGAATTCCTCCTTATGGAAAGGAATTTCATCGAATATGATCAAATCGGAATGTCATAACTGTCCAACTGATGATCAGAGATCGGTCACCGGCTCTTATACTGGTCATATCACTCTGCTTAGAAACTCTCCTGGTGGTGATTACTCTAACTCTAGAAGAAGCTCTTTGGGTGACTTGAGATCGCTTTCGTCTTACAATAGATCATGTAAACCTGCTATTGTAAGTTCTGAGACAGATGGTGCTAGCAGAAGTGGGAAAACGTCGAATGTAATCGTGCCATTGACAAATTCACACTCTTTAAATCAATTGCAGCAAAAGAGTAAAGGAATGAACTTGTCGTGGTTGTTCCCTAagttaaagaagaaaaacaagaatgAGAATTCACCATATCGGAGAGAGGCTGAGGAGGTCTCTCAGATTTGTAAGGATCATATCGGGGTGGTTTCTGTTGAAACATTGAGGAAAGAACTCGCGGTAGCAAATGAAAGCAGAGAGGCAGCCTTGATGGAAGTCGCGGAAATGAAGTCTTCTTTAGGAGAGTTAAAGCAAAAAATGGAGTACTTAGAAACTTATTGCGAGGAGCTTAAGAAAGCCTTGAGACAAGCAATTCAAACAAAAGAATCTCAAGTATCCAACATGCTTATAGATCTTCCAAGAAGGGGGAAATCTACGGATGGGGATGGAGAAAACACGATTCCTGTTAGTGAAGAGGTAATGGTTGAAGGATTCTTGCAGATAGTATCGGAATCAAGACTATCCGTTAAGCAATTCTGTAAAACTCTTATTGCACAAGTTGAAGAGACAGCTGATTCCTTAACCGATAACTTAAACCTTCTACTTCAACCATACAAGCTTTCTCTTAACTCGAAACACTCAAAGGCGGTCTTATACCATGTTGAAGCCATCATAAACCAATCACTCTTCCAAGATTTCGAGAATGTTGTGTTCCAAAAGAATGGGGCTCCAAAACAATTGGACCCTCAACAAGATTGCCACGATCAATTCTCATCGTTTGTCTCGTTAAGGAACCTAAGTTGGAATGAAGTGTTACGAAAGGGGACTAAATATTATAGTGAAGATTTCAGTAAATTTTGTGATCAGAAAATGTGTTGCATCATCGCATCACTTAATTGGAGAAGGCCATGGCCAGAACAACTCCTACAAGCATTCTTTGTGGCTTCTAAGTGCATTTGGTTGCTGCATTTGCTCGCGTTTTCGTTCAATCCTCCACTTGGGATTCTGAGGGTTGAAGAGAATACAAGTTTTGATAAGAATTATATGGAGGACATATTTGGAGATAGGCAAAAATCACAAGGTACAAGTAAGGTTAAGATCATGGTAGTGCCTGGTTTCTATGTACGTGATAGAGTACATAGGTGTAAGGTAATTTGCAGGTACAAATCTGCAGCTTAA
- the LOC107008311 gene encoding IRK-interacting protein-like isoform X2 yields MAGASTNFEENDDDEYNGVISRQEVQAAIAKAVELRAIHASLLQGINNNNNNSPANVIKFPPHSSSSSSPAANLFSAQDYPIFTPSYEDAPLPGSKQLHLDDRDYTDLWDDYGLGGVKNCDEVSLSNDRKANSSLWKGISSNMIKSECHNCPTDDQRSVTGSYTGHITLLRNSPGGDYSNSRRSSLGDLRSLSSYNRSCKPAIVSSETDGASRSGKTSNVIVPLTNSHSLNQLQQKSKGMNLSWLFPKLKKKNKNENSPYRREAEEVSQICKDHIGVVSVETLRKELAVANESREAALMEVAEMKSSLGELKQKMEYLETYCEELKKALRQAIQTKESQVSNMLIDLPRRGKSTDGDGENTIPVSEEVMVEGFLQIVSESRLSVKQFCKTLIAQVEETADSLTDNLNLLLQPYKLSLNSKHSKAVLYHVEAIINQSLFQDFENVVFQKNGAPKQLDPQQDCHDQFSSFVSLRNLSWNEVLRKGTKYYSEDFSKFCDQKMCCIIASLNLVAAFARVFVQSSTWDSEG; encoded by the exons ATGGCGGGTGCAAGtacaaattttgaagaaaatgatgaCGATGAATATAATGGAGTAATTAGTAGACAAGAAGTTCAAGCTGCCATTGCTAAAGCTGTAGAACTTAGAGCTATTCATGCTTCTTTATTGCAGGGtatcaataataacaataataatagccCTGCTAATGTTATCAAGTTTCCtcctcattcttcttcttcttcttcccctgCTGCTAATCTCTTTTCTGCTCAAGATTATCCTATTTTTACACCA AGTTATGAAGATGCTCCATTACCTGGATCTAAACAACTACACCTCGATGATCGAGACTATACTGATCTTTGGGATGATTATGGTCTTGGTGGAGTAAAAAATTGTGATGAAGTCAGTCTATCGAATGACAGAAAGGCGAATTCCTCCTTATGGAAAGGAATTTCATCGAATATGATCAAATCGGAATGTCATAACTGTCCAACTGATGATCAGAGATCGGTCACCGGCTCTTATACTGGTCATATCACTCTGCTTAGAAACTCTCCTGGTGGTGATTACTCTAACTCTAGAAGAAGCTCTTTGGGTGACTTGAGATCGCTTTCGTCTTACAATAGATCATGTAAACCTGCTATTGTAAGTTCTGAGACAGATGGTGCTAGCAGAAGTGGGAAAACGTCGAATGTAATCGTGCCATTGACAAATTCACACTCTTTAAATCAATTGCAGCAAAAGAGTAAAGGAATGAACTTGTCGTGGTTGTTCCCTAagttaaagaagaaaaacaagaatgAGAATTCACCATATCGGAGAGAGGCTGAGGAGGTCTCTCAGATTTGTAAGGATCATATCGGGGTGGTTTCTGTTGAAACATTGAGGAAAGAACTCGCGGTAGCAAATGAAAGCAGAGAGGCAGCCTTGATGGAAGTCGCGGAAATGAAGTCTTCTTTAGGAGAGTTAAAGCAAAAAATGGAGTACTTAGAAACTTATTGCGAGGAGCTTAAGAAAGCCTTGAGACAAGCAATTCAAACAAAAGAATCTCAAGTATCCAACATGCTTATAGATCTTCCAAGAAGGGGGAAATCTACGGATGGGGATGGAGAAAACACGATTCCTGTTAGTGAAGAGGTAATGGTTGAAGGATTCTTGCAGATAGTATCGGAATCAAGACTATCCGTTAAGCAATTCTGTAAAACTCTTATTGCACAAGTTGAAGAGACAGCTGATTCCTTAACCGATAACTTAAACCTTCTACTTCAACCATACAAGCTTTCTCTTAACTCGAAACACTCAAAGGCGGTCTTATACCATGTTGAAGCCATCATAAACCAATCACTCTTCCAAGATTTCGAGAATGTTGTGTTCCAAAAGAATGGGGCTCCAAAACAATTGGACCCTCAACAAGATTGCCACGATCAATTCTCATCGTTTGTCTCGTTAAGGAACCTAAGTTGGAATGAAGTGTTACGAAAGGGGACTAAATATTATAGTGAAGATTTCAGTAAATTTTGTGATCAGAAAATGTGTTGCATCATCGCATCACTTA ATTTGGTTGCTGCATTTGCTCGCGTTTTCGTTCAATCCTCCACTTGGGATTCTGAGGGTTGA